The Deltaproteobacteria bacterium genomic sequence GCGCCTCGTGCACCGCGGGCGTGAACGCGGGGCCCGCGCCGCCGAGCCGCGCGAACGACGGCACGGCCGCGAGCGCGCGGCGGCCGTCGTCGCCGAGCTCCTCCTCCCACCACGCGGCGAGCGCGGACGTGTCGTGGGTGCCGGTGGTCGCCACCGACAGCGGCGGGAACCCGGCCGGGTCGCGGAAGACGCCGGGGTCGCTCTCCCAGCGCAGCACGCGGTAGCCGGGGATGCCGAGCGTCGCGAGCGAGCGGCGGACGAAGTCCGGCACGACCCCGAGATCTTCGCCGGTCACGACGGCCGATCCGGCCGACGCGCGCACGATCCCGAGCAGGCGCTCGCCGAGCGCGAGCTGGTCGGATTCCGCCGCCGGCACGAAGCGGCGCGGCGCCGCGGACGGGATCACGAACTGGCGATAGAAGCCGACCACGTGGTCGAGGCGGACGGCGGCGAAGAGCGCCGCGGCCCGCGCCACACGCGCCCGCAGCCAGGCGTGGTCGTTGCGCGCCATCGCCTCCCAGCGATAGACGGGCAGGCCCCAGTCCTGGCCGCCCAGGTCGAACACGTCGGGCGGCGCGCCCAGCGAGGCGTCGCGCACGAACTCGTCCTGACGCGCCCACACGTCGGCGCTGTCGCCCGAGACGACGAAGGCGAGGTCGCCCATGAGGCGAACGCCGAGCGCCGTCGCCTCGCGCCGTGCCGCCGCCCACTGCTCGGCAGCGAGCCACTGCACGTACTCGTGGAAGAGGCCCTCGCGCGCGAGCGCGGCGCGCGCTTCGCGGAGCGCCGCCGGCACACGGTCGCGGAGCGGCGGCTCCCACGCCGTCCACGGCTGGCCCCGGTGGCGCTCGCGGAGCGCCCGGAAGAGCGCGTAGTCGGCGAGCCACGCCGACTCTGCGGCGCGAAAGCGGCGGAAGGCTTCGGCGCGCGCCGATCCCCCTTCCCACTCGGTCGCCAGGAAGCGCCCGAAGGCGAGCGCGAGCGCGCGCCGCTTCAGCGCGCGCACGGCGTCGTAGTCGATGTCGCCGCGGGAGCGGGCCGACTCGAGCCCGGCGCCGAGCGCCGGCTCGCCGCCCGCGGCGACGAAGTCCTCGACCGCGTCCAGCGAGAGGTGGATCGGGTCGAGCGCGAAGGCGCTCAGCGCGGCGTAGGGGCTGCGCTCGCCGGTGGACGTCTCGGAGATGGGGAGGAGCTGGAGGACGTGATGCCCCGCTGCGGCGAGCCAGCGGCAGAAGCCCGGCAGGTGGCCGATCTCGCCGATGCCCCAGTCGCGGCGGCCGCGCAGCGCGAAGAGCGGGCAGAGGATGCCCGCCGCACGCTCAGCGGCGGACACGGCTCTCGGCGACGCCGTGGCGGCGGCGAAGGTCGGTGATGCCGAGCACCTGCCCCGTGAACTCCGGCGGCTGGGCGAGCATCCAGAGCGCGCCCTCGGCGCCCACCTCGGTCGGCTCCCAGTCCGACTTGTCGAGCTCGGGGGCGTTGTGGACGAAGCCCTCGGAGGCGATCGGCACGTCGATGCGGAAGCAGTTGACGGCGATGCCGTGCGCCCGGACGTTCTCGGAGACCCCGGTGGTCAGGCGCTCGAGACCCGCCTTCGACACGCCGTAGACGAGGAGGCCGGGGACCGCCATCAGCGAGGC encodes the following:
- the malQ gene encoding 4-alpha-glucanotransferase, coding for MSAAERAAGILCPLFALRGRRDWGIGEIGHLPGFCRWLAAAGHHVLQLLPISETSTGERSPYAALSAFALDPIHLSLDAVEDFVAAGGEPALGAGLESARSRGDIDYDAVRALKRRALALAFGRFLATEWEGGSARAEAFRRFRAAESAWLADYALFRALRERHRGQPWTAWEPPLRDRVPAALREARAALAREGLFHEYVQWLAAEQWAAARREATALGVRLMGDLAFVVSGDSADVWARQDEFVRDASLGAPPDVFDLGGQDWGLPVYRWEAMARNDHAWLRARVARAAALFAAVRLDHVVGFYRQFVIPSAAPRRFVPAAESDQLALGERLLGIVRASAGSAVVTGEDLGVVPDFVRRSLATLGIPGYRVLRWESDPGVFRDPAGFPPLSVATTGTHDTSALAAWWEEELGDDGRRALAAVPSFARLGGAGPAFTPAVHEALLDGLYGAGSTLVVLPFPDAYGGRERINVPGTVGPPNWGYRLPWTVEELGGSAGAPVQGRLRALAAHHGR